One genomic segment of Pseudomonas chlororaphis subsp. aurantiaca includes these proteins:
- the trpC gene encoding indole-3-glycerol phosphate synthase TrpC, whose protein sequence is MSVPTVLEKILARKVEEVAERSARVSLAELEGLARAADAPRGFAKALLDQAKLKQPAVIAEIKKASPSKGVIREHFVPAEIAKSYEKGGATCLSVLTDVDYFQGADAYLQQARAACSLPVIRKDFMIDPYQIVEARALGADCVLLIVAALDDARMAELAAVAKGVGLDVLVEVHDGDELQRALKTLDTPLVGINNRNLHTFEVNLETTLDLLPQIPRDRLVITESGILNRADVELMEISDVYSFLVGEAFMRAESPGLELQRLFFPERGVPVSGSTLD, encoded by the coding sequence ATGAGTGTGCCGACGGTTCTGGAAAAAATCCTCGCCCGCAAGGTCGAGGAAGTGGCTGAGCGTAGCGCACGGGTAAGCCTGGCCGAACTCGAAGGCTTGGCCCGCGCCGCAGATGCGCCACGCGGCTTTGCCAAGGCGCTACTCGACCAGGCCAAGCTCAAGCAGCCGGCGGTGATCGCCGAAATCAAGAAAGCCTCGCCGAGCAAAGGCGTGATCCGCGAGCATTTCGTGCCGGCGGAAATCGCCAAGAGCTATGAGAAGGGCGGCGCGACCTGCCTGTCGGTGCTCACCGACGTCGATTACTTCCAGGGCGCCGATGCCTACCTGCAACAGGCGCGTGCCGCCTGTTCGCTGCCGGTGATTCGCAAGGACTTCATGATCGATCCGTACCAGATCGTCGAAGCCCGTGCCTTGGGGGCCGACTGCGTGCTGTTGATCGTGGCTGCGCTGGATGATGCCAGGATGGCCGAGCTGGCTGCCGTGGCCAAAGGCGTGGGGCTTGATGTGCTGGTCGAAGTGCATGACGGCGACGAGCTGCAACGCGCCCTGAAAACCCTCGACACGCCGCTGGTGGGCATCAACAACCGCAACCTGCACACCTTCGAGGTCAATCTGGAGACCACCCTCGATCTGTTGCCGCAGATTCCGCGCGATCGTCTGGTGATCACCGAGAGCGGCATCCTCAACCGGGCCGATGTCGAGCTGATGGAAATCAGCGACGTCTACTCCTTCCTGGTGGGCGAGGCCTTTATGCGGGCCGAGAGCCCAGGCCTGGAACTGCAACGGCTGTTCTTCCCGGAGCGTGGCGTGCCGGTGAGCGGTTCGACCCTGGACTGA
- the trpD gene encoding anthranilate phosphoribosyltransferase yields MDIKTALSRIVGHLDLSTDEMRQVMREIMTGQCTDAQIGAFMMAMRMKSESIDEIVGAVSVMRELADKVELKTLDGVVDVVGTGGDGANIFNVSTASSFVVAAAGCTVAKHGNRAVSGKSGSADLLEAAGIYLNLTPVQVARCIDNVGIGFMFAQSHHGAMKYAAGPRRDLGLRTLFNMLGPLTNPAGVKHQVVGVFTQALCRPLAEVLQRLGSKHVLVVHSQDGLDEFSLAAPTFVAELKDDQITEYWVQPEDLGMKSQSLFGLVVESPAASLELIRDALGRRKTEHGQKAAEMIVLNAGAALYAADHASSLKEGVALAHDALHTGLAREKLEELGAFTAVFKQENEG; encoded by the coding sequence ATGGATATCAAGACTGCCCTGAGCCGTATCGTCGGCCATCTCGATCTGAGCACCGATGAAATGCGCCAGGTCATGCGTGAAATCATGACCGGCCAGTGCACCGACGCACAGATCGGCGCCTTCATGATGGCTATGCGCATGAAAAGCGAAAGCATCGACGAAATCGTCGGCGCTGTTTCGGTCATGCGCGAGCTGGCGGACAAGGTCGAGCTGAAAACCCTCGACGGCGTGGTCGATGTGGTCGGCACCGGCGGTGACGGTGCGAACATCTTCAACGTGTCCACGGCTTCTTCCTTTGTCGTCGCTGCGGCCGGTTGCACGGTGGCCAAGCATGGCAACCGTGCGGTGTCCGGGAAAAGCGGCAGTGCCGACCTGCTCGAAGCCGCCGGCATCTACCTGAACCTGACGCCGGTACAGGTTGCCCGCTGCATCGACAACGTCGGCATCGGTTTCATGTTCGCCCAGTCCCATCACGGTGCAATGAAGTACGCCGCCGGCCCGCGCCGCGATCTCGGCCTGCGCACCCTGTTCAACATGCTCGGCCCGCTTACGAATCCGGCCGGCGTGAAACATCAGGTGGTGGGTGTGTTCACTCAGGCGTTGTGCCGGCCGTTGGCCGAAGTTTTACAACGTTTGGGCAGCAAGCACGTGCTGGTAGTGCACTCTCAGGATGGCCTGGATGAATTCAGTCTCGCCGCGCCGACCTTTGTCGCCGAACTGAAGGACGATCAGATCACTGAGTATTGGGTACAGCCCGAAGACCTCGGCATGAAGAGCCAGAGCCTGTTCGGCCTGGTGGTCGAAAGCCCGGCGGCATCGCTCGAGCTGATTCGCGATGCCCTGGGGCGGCGCAAGACCGAGCATGGGCAGAAGGCGGCGGAGATGATCGTGCTCAATGCCGGTGCCGCGCTCTATGCGGCGGACCATGCCAGCAGTCTGAAAGAGGGCGTGGCCCTGGCCCATGACGCTTTGCACACTGGGCTGGCTCGCGAGAAGCTTGAGGAATTGGGCGCCTTTACCGCGGTATTCAAGCAGGAGAATGAAGGATGA
- a CDS encoding aminodeoxychorismate/anthranilate synthase component II, whose translation MLLMIDNYDSFTYNVVQYLGELGAEVKVVRNDELTVAEIEALNPERIVVSPGPCTPTEAGVSIEAIKHFAGKLPILGVCLGHQSIGQAFGGDVVRARQVMHGKTSPVFHQDKGVFAGLNHPLTVTRYHSLVVKHDTLPDCLELTAWTQLEDGSVDEIMGLRHKTLNIEGVQFHPESILTEQGHELFANFLKQSGGTR comes from the coding sequence ATGTTGCTGATGATCGATAACTACGACTCCTTTACCTATAACGTTGTGCAATACCTTGGCGAGTTGGGTGCCGAGGTCAAGGTAGTGCGCAACGACGAGCTGACCGTGGCTGAAATCGAAGCGCTCAATCCTGAGCGGATTGTCGTGTCGCCCGGTCCTTGCACACCGACCGAAGCCGGTGTGTCCATCGAAGCGATCAAGCATTTCGCCGGCAAGCTGCCGATCCTGGGTGTCTGCCTGGGCCACCAGTCCATTGGCCAGGCCTTTGGTGGCGACGTGGTGCGTGCGCGGCAGGTGATGCATGGTAAGACTAGCCCGGTATTTCACCAGGACAAGGGCGTATTCGCCGGTCTGAACCATCCGCTGACCGTGACCCGTTACCACTCCCTGGTGGTCAAGCACGACACGTTGCCGGACTGCCTCGAACTGACCGCCTGGACCCAGCTGGAAGACGGCTCCGTCGACGAGATCATGGGGCTGCGCCATAAGACGCTGAACATCGAGGGTGTGCAGTTTCACCCCGAGTCTATTCTCACCGAACAGGGCCACGAGCTGTTCGCCAACTTCCTCAAACAGAGCGGCGGCACGCGCTAA